The Engystomops pustulosus chromosome 1, aEngPut4.maternal, whole genome shotgun sequence genome has a window encoding:
- the LOC140135064 gene encoding uncharacterized protein isoform X2: MLLDHDRGLLNQQRELIKKLESRLISFDTTSLVEPFRKKLKEMIEGYEKNIILTKQNKLQRDKKDYERGRAYHWTHRGNKRRHYPPAPRSHAIGGTNLIDTQSSENSESENSQDDASTSSHNARKRGPRHRDWSPSYKREKTRRGKKESREGN, encoded by the exons ATGCTCCTGGACCATGATCGTGGTCTATTAAATCAGCAACGCGAGCTCATCAAAAAACTGGAATCTCGCCTAATCTCCTTTGATACAACCTCCCTAGTAGAACCCTTTCGCAAAAAACTGAAGGAAATGATCGAGGGATACGagaaaaacatcatactcacaaaaCAGAATAAACTACAAAGGGACAAGAAGGACTATGAAAGAGGGAGGGCCTACCATTGGACCCACAGGGGCAACAAGAGACGCCACTACCCGCCAGCACCACGCAGCCATGCCATAGGGGGGACCAACCTGATTGACACGCAGTCCTCTGAAAATAGTGAATCTGAGAATTCACAGGATGATGCCTCTACATCAAGTCACAATGCTAGAAAGAGAGGTCCCAGACACCGAGATTGGTCCCCCAGTTACAAACGCGAGAAAACGAGACGAGGAAAGAAGGAGTCCAGAGAGG GCAACTAG
- the LOC140135064 gene encoding uncharacterized protein isoform X1 — MLLDHDRGLLNQQRELIKKLESRLISFDTTSLVEPFRKKLKEMIEGYEKNIILTKQNKLQRDKKDYERGRAYHWTHRGNKRRHYPPAPRSHAIGGTNLIDTQSSENSESENSQDDASTSSHNARKRGPRHRDWSPSYKREKTRRGKKESREGESTGLQVINLSSYNLSDIELSVLRKGLSFSPMNKLNKFEVTKDVYLFCRQLAFKLLYHQPDLVDSLPEGDRQTFRDLLDLLEEASNDSDITN; from the exons ATGCTCCTGGACCATGATCGTGGTCTATTAAATCAGCAACGCGAGCTCATCAAAAAACTGGAATCTCGCCTAATCTCCTTTGATACAACCTCCCTAGTAGAACCCTTTCGCAAAAAACTGAAGGAAATGATCGAGGGATACGagaaaaacatcatactcacaaaaCAGAATAAACTACAAAGGGACAAGAAGGACTATGAAAGAGGGAGGGCCTACCATTGGACCCACAGGGGCAACAAGAGACGCCACTACCCGCCAGCACCACGCAGCCATGCCATAGGGGGGACCAACCTGATTGACACGCAGTCCTCTGAAAATAGTGAATCTGAGAATTCACAGGATGATGCCTCTACATCAAGTCACAATGCTAGAAAGAGAGGTCCCAGACACCGAGATTGGTCCCCCAGTTACAAACGCGAGAAAACGAGACGAGGAAAGAAGGAGTCCAGAGAGGGTGAGTCAACTGGCCTACAAGTTATCAATTTGTCATCGTACAATCTTTCTGACATTGAACTTTCAGTTCTACGAAAGGGCCTTTCTTTCTCACCCATGAATAAACTTAATAAATTCGAGGTCACCAAagatgtttatttattttgcagGCAACTAGCTTTCAAGCTGTTATATCACCAACCGGACTTGGTCGATTCTCTCCCAGAGGGTGACCGACAAACTTTTAGGGATTTATTGGACCTACTTGAGGAAGCGTCTAATGACTCAG ACATTACAAATTGA